CGTCTTGCGGGCAATCTTGTCGATTTCGTCGATGAAGATAATTCCACGTTCTGCACGGGCTACATCGTAGTCGGCGGCCTGCAACAGGCGCACGATAATGCTATCTACGTCTTCGCCCACGTAGCCCGCTTCGGTAAGCACGGTGGCGTCGGCGATGGTAAAGGGAACGTCCAAAAAGCGGGCCATGGTCTGGGCCAAGAGGGTCTTGCCCGACCCGGTAGGGCCCACCAGAAGCAGGTTGGACTTTTCCACCTCCACGGTATCGCCGTTCGGGTGGGCCTGCTTGTAGCGCAGGCGTTTGTAATGGTTATAGACCGCCACCGAAAGGGCAATCTTCGCCTGTTCCTGACCAATCACAAAGTCGTCCAGGTGGGCCTTGATTTCGGAAGGGAGCGGAAGGGGCTTTTGGCTTGCGACCTCTGCCGCCTGCTTTTCTTGCAAGGAACGGGACTTGTCCTCTTCGATAATCCGGTAGCACATGGAAACGCAGTCGCTGCAAATATGCACACCTGCGCCGGCAATCATCTTGTCCACCTGTTCGGCGGACTTTCCGCAAAAGCTACACGTTACCGCAGGGCGGTTTTTCCCATTCCTGTACATGAATCTTAGACTCCCTCTTTACGCGGGACAAAGACTTCGTCGATGACGCCGAAAGCCTTTGCTTCTTCTGGTCCCATATAGAAATCACGATCCGTCTTTTCGCGGACTTCGTCGATAGACTTGCCGGTGTGCTTGGCCACGATTTCGGCAAGGGTATCCTTGGTGCGGATAATTTCTTTGGCAGTAATCTGGATGTCGGTGGACTGGCCCGTGGCCGCACCAGAAGGCTGGTGCAGCATAATGCGGGAATGGGGAAGCGCATAGCGCTTGCCCTTGGTGCCTGCCGCCAAGAGAACTGCCGCCATAGAGGCACAGTTACCGATGCAGATGGTGGCGATGTTCGGGCGCACATGCTGCATGGTATCGTAAATGGCAAGTCCTGCCGACACGTAGCCACCGGGGCTGTTGATATACAGCGTGATATCCTTCTCCGGGTTCTCATACTCAAGGAAAATCAGCTGCGCCATGACGTTGTTCGCCACTTCATCGTTGATGGGCGTGCCCAAGAAGATGATGCGCTCCTTGAGGAGACGGGAGTAGATATCATAGGCGCGTTCACCACGCCCGGTGGTCTCAATGACGGTAGGAATGATCATTAACTAACCTCTTTTACTTGGATTCTTCGGCAGCCGGACGGATACCCACGATAAAGTCGGCAGCCATCTGGAAGCGGAGTTCTTCACGAAGCTGGTTGATACGGCCAGACTGACGGAAATGAGCCTTCAGGTCGTCAAATTCAATGTGGTAGGCCTTGGCCATTTCCTGCAGGCGAGCGTCCACCTGGGCCTGTGCGGGGCGGATCTTTTCCTTGTTGGCAACGAACTCCAGAATGCGATGCTTCTTGATTTCGCGGATAGCTTCGGGGGCCAATGTCTTCATCTGTTCTTCGGTGGGTTCCACCGCATCCTTCGGGTCCTGCACGTTGCGGTTGATGGACCACTTGATGAGGTCTGCCACGCGGGCATTGGGAACCTCGAACGGGTTCTGCTCGATAAGCTTGTCGATGGCCTCGTTGATGGCCTTGGTCTTGGCGGCATCCTGCTTCTGGTTGGCAAGGCTTTCGGCGATATTGCTCTTGAGCTCGGCTTCGTCCTTGACGCCCACCTTCTTGCAGAATTCTTCGTCCAGGGTAGGCGGAACAATCTGGCGCACGTCCGTCACTTCCACCTTGAACTGGGCGGTCTTGCCGCGGTAGCGTTCGTCCTTGTGGTCGTCGGGGTACTTGAAGTTGATTTCCTTGGTTTCACCGGCGTTGGCACCGGTCAGGCCCTCGTCAAAACCGGGGCTGGCGGATTCGCCCAACAGACTGCGGAATTCGCGATTCTCGGGCAGTTCCTGCTTTTCACCGTCAATCACCACATCCAGGTAGTTACCCACCACCACGTCGCCCTTCTGGGAGGCTCGGTCCACATGTTCGTCCTTGCTCCACATCTTCATCAGGTGGTCGAATTCGGCCTGGACTTCTTCTTCGTGGACGGCGGTCTGAGGAACGGTCACACCCGTGTCGGCATAGCCCTTGATGTCGATTTCAGGGTCAATTTCCACTTCTACCGTCATGGTAATGGCGGATTCCTTGTCGTCGTTGAACTTCACGACCTTCAACTGGCCCACGGGGATGATGTTCGCCTTCTTGAGCTCGGCGTTCAAGACGGCATCTACGGTCTCGTTCACAACCTCATGACGGATAGAATCGCCGAACTGCTTCAAAATCATGGCCTTGGGAACCTGGCCCTGGCGGAAACCCTTCAGCGTCACCTGCTTTTTGTACTGGGACAGCTTCTTTTCGAAAGGAGCCTTCAGGTCCTCCTGGGGGATATTGACTTCGAGGGTACGCAGGGTTGCGCTGGTTTCTTTGATTTCAACGGACATATAGACTCCGGTATTCGTTAGTAGATTAAAATTTCTGCGAGGGGTGGGAGTCGAACCCACACACCGAAGTACCAGATCCTAAGTCTGGCGCGTCTGCCAATTCCGCCACTCTCGCGATTTGAGCACAAAGATACAAAAAAATGCTCGGAATGTGGGACCTCAAACCAACAACCCATCTTTATACGCCCTATCTCCATTCATTTTTCTCTACAATGTACTATCGCCTTTTTTTGTTTTTTGTAAAAGGATTGTTCAAACTTTTTACCAAAACGCTTTCTTGCTATATTATCGTAATGGCCTTTCAAGAAAAAAAACGCGATCAGACCTTCGATGTACTCAAGGGACTCCTAATTTTATTTGTCATTGCCGGGCACAGCCATTTCTCTTTCACAGTGGAACACTTTTTCGTCTCTTTCCACATGCCCGCGTTCTTCTTTATTTCGGGATACTTCTACAAAGCAAGGCCCCTAAAGGATGAACTGAGGGTTGATTTTAGGCGCTTAATCGTCCCCTACCTCTTTTCTTGCTTTCTTCTAGTTCTAATCGCCCTTTTAAAGGACATCCTTTGTGGCACTCTGTGGCAGTCCAGCTCGGAGCATGCTCTCACCGCCCTGCTTGGAGGCCCACCGATAATCCCACTGCCCATTTTGAACAAAGTGGTTGAACTAGGCCCCCTATGGTTTCTCACGGCTCTTTTTTTCGTTCGGCTCATAGCGCATTTTCTTTTTCAAAGCAAAATTCCTCACTGGTTCAAGGCGACAACCATATTCT
This genomic stretch from Fibrobacter sp. harbors:
- the tig gene encoding trigger factor: MSVEIKETSATLRTLEVNIPQEDLKAPFEKKLSQYKKQVTLKGFRQGQVPKAMILKQFGDSIRHEVVNETVDAVLNAELKKANIIPVGQLKVVKFNDDKESAITMTVEVEIDPEIDIKGYADTGVTVPQTAVHEEEVQAEFDHLMKMWSKDEHVDRASQKGDVVVGNYLDVVIDGEKQELPENREFRSLLGESASPGFDEGLTGANAGETKEINFKYPDDHKDERYRGKTAQFKVEVTDVRQIVPPTLDEEFCKKVGVKDEAELKSNIAESLANQKQDAAKTKAINEAIDKLIEQNPFEVPNARVADLIKWSINRNVQDPKDAVEPTEEQMKTLAPEAIREIKKHRILEFVANKEKIRPAQAQVDARLQEMAKAYHIEFDDLKAHFRQSGRINQLREELRFQMAADFIVGIRPAAEESK
- a CDS encoding ATP-dependent Clp protease proteolytic subunit, whose product is MIIPTVIETTGRGERAYDIYSRLLKERIIFLGTPINDEVANNVMAQLIFLEYENPEKDITLYINSPGGYVSAGLAIYDTMQHVRPNIATICIGNCASMAAVLLAAGTKGKRYALPHSRIMLHQPSGAATGQSTDIQITAKEIIRTKDTLAEIVAKHTGKSIDEVREKTDRDFYMGPEEAKAFGVIDEVFVPRKEGV